The genomic DNA GCATTGAGCCCCTAGATTTCATTCAATGACAGAGGAAATGATCGTGACCAGCATAGCCGAACTTCCCGCCACGACCGGCACCGATGTACCGGAGCTCAACCATTTCGCCGTCAGCCCCGGCCGGCTTCCATTCAACGTTGCCGATCTCTCCCTCGCCGAGTTCGGCCGGAACGAGATCAGGCTGGCCGAGCACGAGATGCCAGGTCTGATGGCGCTGCGCGACGAGTATCGCGGTCAGCGTCCACTCGCCGGCGCAAGGATCATGGGATCGCTGCACATGACCGTGCAAACCGCGGTTCTCATCGAGACTCTCGTCGAGCTTGGTGCCGACGTGCGCTGGGTGTCGTGCAACATTTTCTCGACCCAGGACCACGCCGCCGCGGCCGTGGTCGTCGGAAGGAACGGCACGATCGGCGATCTACAGGGCACTCCGGTGTTCGCATGGAAGGGTGAGTCGCTCGAGGAGTACTGGTGGTGCACCGACCAGGCGCTCGTCTGGCCCGATGGCTCGGGGCCGAATCTGATTCTTGATGATGGCGGCGACGCGACGCTTCTCGTTCACAAGGGGGTGGAGTTCGAGAAAGCTGGACGCGTTCCCGAGTTCGATCCCAGGAAGGATTCCGAGGAATATGAGGTCATACTCAATCTCCTTCGGCGCGAGCTCAAGAAGGATCCGCAGCGCTGGACTCGGATGTCCAAGGATCTACGCGGCGTCTCCGAGGAGACGACGACAGGGGTGCACCGCCTCTATCAAATGATGGAAGCGGGGACACTTCTCTTCCCCGCGATCAACGTCAACGACTCCGTGACCAAGAGCAAGTTCGACAACCTCTATGGCTGCCGTCACTCGCTCACCGACGGAATCCTTCGCGCGTCCGACGTGATGCTGGCCGGCAAGGTCGCTGTGATCTGCGGCTATGGTGACGTCGGCAAGGGTTGCGCGCAGGCTCTGAAAGGCCAGGGCGCGCGCGTAGTGATCACCGAGATCGATCCGATTTGCGCACTGCAGGCGGCGATGGAAGGCTATCAGGTCACGACGCTCGAGGAAGTTGTCGAAACGGCTGACATCTTCGTCACGGCGACCGGCAACAAGGACATCATTACCGCGGCCGACATGGCACGAATGAAGGACAAGGCGATAGTCGGCAACATCGGTCACTTCGACAATGAGATCGACATGGCCGGCCTGAAGAAGGCGCGCGGCGTGAAGCGTATCAACATCAAGCCTCAGTACGACGAGTGGGTGTTCCCCGACGGTCACAGCGTGATGATTCTCGCCGAGGGCCGTTTGCTCAACCTTGGTTGCGCGACTGGTCACCCGAGCTTCGTGATGTCGGCGAGCTTCTCGAATCAGGTGATGGCGCAGATCGAGCTGCACCAGAACGCCGGGAAGTACGAGACGCGGGTGTACACGCTGCCGAAGCATCTCGACGAAAAAGTCGCGCGGCTCCATCTGCCGAAGCTCGGCGTGAGGCTCACGAAGCTGACTCAGGACCAGGCGGATTACCTCGGCGTTCCTGTCGAGGGGCCGTACAAGCCGGAGATGTACCGCTACTAGCGCGCAACGCATGCAAGTCGATTCCGGCCAGAGCCTCAGTCAAACTCTGCGATGAGCAGAACGGGAGAAATGCGCGCAACTCCTCCCGTTGTTGCTATGGCACCGTCCAGACAACGGCTCGCTGCGTGCCGGAATTGACGCTGCTAAACCCAACCACCTGCCTGCTGCCATTGGATTGCGCGTTGTTGACGCCGTAGGCCTCGCTGCGGCTGTCGCCTTTAAGCGGACCGAGGCCACGCATTCCAGTTGTCGTGGACCAGATGAACCCGTGCGTGCTGCGATTCCGCGATGTCAGACTCCAGCCGACCACCTCGTTTGTCGAGTTGAGGGCGAAGGCGGCGCTCACTTGTCCGCCGAGCGTGCCGAGGTCCGTCCTTACGAGATTACCAGGACGCGGCCACAAAACGGCGTGGGCCTGGCATCCTGACGGCGGAGTGCCCAAGCAGGCGCTGCCTGCGATATCCCCGCCGCTATTGCTTGCCCAGGCTCCAGCATACAGGCCGGCCTTCAGCGTGTCGGGGGGATTCCACGACGTGCCGTTGAACGCCCAGCGTACCGCCCACTCTTTGCCTGCGGCATCGTACGCGTGGCCAGATACATTGCCGGCGTCGTCGATGCCGCGGGCATCAGCTGACATTCCGCGCACCAGCGCTGGAAGATCCTCCCGGCACAGGCCCGGTCCCGGTCGCCAAACCACGGCTCTCGTGATCGACCCGTCCCTCCGGTAGCCAGCGACAGTGCCGCCGGAGTTGATCGCCACGGCGGCATCAGGCCCGAAATCAAAGGCGGCGCAGCCGAGGACGACCGACCCTCCTCCGGCAGCGGGCCAGAGCACGGCGCGGTGCGGGTCGCCGCCCCTGCCGACGATGTTTCCGGTTGCGTTGATTGCAGCGGCGCTGCCGTAAAGTCCATCCGGAAGCTGCGCAACCGTCCACGCTCCGCTCTGCAACGTCCACTTGACTGCGTTCCCGGAGCCTGCGGCGTCGATGCTCTGACCCACGATCGTGCCTCCGTCATTGATCCCGTTGGCGCCGGCCGCGCCGCCGAGCGACGGCAGTGCGGTGACGGTGATGGAGGGCGACGCCAGCGGCTTCGCAGCGAGCGGGGTCAAATCCTCGCCGACCTCCGCTGAACGCGTTGGGCTTTCACAAGCCGCGATGAAACAAGCTGCGAGTGCGACAAGCCGAGTGGACTTCATGACTCTTCCTTTGCCGGCGCGCGCGGCGCCGAGTGTACGTCGTCTATCATGACGACGTGGCGACGTGGACGCCGGCCTCATGGCACATCCCACAGTGTAGCGCGATCACCAGTGACGTTTCTCCGGACACCGACTGCCTGATGGTTGTCGTTCACGGCGCTGACCCAGCTATCGGCTACCGACGTCCCAGAGATGACGCGTACCGTCCATCCGTCCGCCTTCGGCTCCCAGATGGTCGGGTGAGGATTGCTCAAGCCTGATTTGTCATTCCCCCACCCGCCAATCCGTCCCGCGTCGCTGAGCGCATATGCCCAGTTTTCCTTCCCGCGCGGGATGGGGGGAAGCTCCATGGCTCCGCTCGCTCTGGTCCACGAGAAGCCACGGCGTCCGCCGGATACTGACATGAAACCACCTATTACTTGCCCGGGCTCGTTAATGGCGTAGGCGTAGCTGCTGCTTGCGTTGGGAACGACCAGCTCTTCCGACGTCCACGCCCCACCGGATTTCGTCCAGAGCAGCGCTCTGCTCGAAGGCTCCGACGTCCATCCGACGACCTGCGCAGCGTTGTTGACGCCCCTGGCTTGGCTGTAAAGAACCCCGAGATACTCCATGACGCCTGCCGACCAGAAGAACGCCGCCGACGGGCCTCCACCACTTATGTAGCTCGTCCCTACTATCGCCCCGTTCTCGCTGATCGC from Gemmatimonadaceae bacterium includes the following:
- the ahcY gene encoding adenosylhomocysteinase, with protein sequence MTSIAELPATTGTDVPELNHFAVSPGRLPFNVADLSLAEFGRNEIRLAEHEMPGLMALRDEYRGQRPLAGARIMGSLHMTVQTAVLIETLVELGADVRWVSCNIFSTQDHAAAAVVVGRNGTIGDLQGTPVFAWKGESLEEYWWCTDQALVWPDGSGPNLILDDGGDATLLVHKGVEFEKAGRVPEFDPRKDSEEYEVILNLLRRELKKDPQRWTRMSKDLRGVSEETTTGVHRLYQMMEAGTLLFPAINVNDSVTKSKFDNLYGCRHSLTDGILRASDVMLAGKVAVICGYGDVGKGCAQALKGQGARVVITEIDPICALQAAMEGYQVTTLEEVVETADIFVTATGNKDIITAADMARMKDKAIVGNIGHFDNEIDMAGLKKARGVKRINIKPQYDEWVFPDGHSVMILAEGRLLNLGCATGHPSFVMSASFSNQVMAQIELHQNAGKYETRVYTLPKHLDEKVARLHLPKLGVRLTKLTQDQADYLGVPVEGPYKPEMYRY